The Streptomyces sp. NBC_00335 DNA window CCGCCCCCAGCCCGACCGCTCGACCGACGACAACCCCTTCGCGGCGCCCCCGGAAGGCCGGCCCGACCAGCTCTGGGAGCCGCGCGCCGGTGACGGCGGCGACAAGCAGAACCCCGGGTCGGGACCGGGCGCGGATCCCGGATCGGGACCGGCGCGCTGGGACCCCACGGACCCGATCCAGCGGCGGGCCCGGTACGCGCTGCTGGCCGGTATGTGGGGCTTCTTCTTCGGAGTCTTCGGCATCCCCTCGATGGGGCTGCTGCTGGGCGCGCTCGCCCTCTACTGGGGGATCAGCGCCCTGCGCGGGGTCCCGGTGAAGCCGTCCGGGGACGGGGCGCAGGCCTCGTCGGGCGGCTCGCGCGGCACGGGCGCCACGGCGGCGGACGTGGGTACGGGAACGGGCAGGGGCGCCGGTACGGATACGGGCGCCGGCGCGGCTCCCGGTGCGGCCCGGGGCGGACTGGCGGCGCTGGGTGCCGCCGCCCGGCCCCAGCGGACGGCGGCGGCGAGCGGGCTGGTGACGGCTTCGCTGGCGATCCTGCTGGCGCTGTCCTCGTACGCGGTGCAGCTCACGTACAAGGACTTCTACGTCTGCAAGCAGGACGCCCTCACCAAGCCGGCCGAGCTGCAGTGCAACGACCTGCTGCCGGACAACTTCATCGGCAAGATGCTCGAGGTCCAGCGGTAACCGGTCGATTGCCTGTCGCCGGCTAGTCAATCGATCCGGGCGGCCTCCGGTTCGGGCCGTTCGGCCTGCCCCGGGCCCTTCTCCGGTTCGGGTTCCCGTTCCGGTTCCGCTGCCGGCTTCCGGCGGGTCAGTACGCGGACCCCGGTCGCCGGCGGGACGAGCGGGGGCGGGGGCAAGGGCGCCGGAAGAGACGATCCTGCCGGTACGAGGGCCCCGGGCTGTGGCTCGGATGCGGGCGCGGGCATGGGCGCGGACATGGGCGTCGGCACGGGCGTGGGCGCCCCCGCGATCGCCGGTGGCGGCTCCGCCGGCAGCGCGGGGAGCGGGATCGGGGTCAGGTCCAGCTTGAGGCCGGGCATGACCAGCACCGGACGCTTCGGTGGTGCGGACACCGGCCGGGGCGCTTCCTCCGGAGCCCGGGCCGGGGGCGGCCCGTCACCCTCGGCCGGGGTGCTGGAGAAGTCCGGGATCAGCGTGCCCGCCGCACGGCGCAGGGCCGCCCAGCGCACCTCGCGCACGCCGCTGTCGTGCCAGCCGTCCTCGGAGCCGGCGCCGGCCAGGCCCTTCGCGGGCCGGTTCCGCCAGGCGTGCACGGTGACGGCCAGCGGGACCGCGAGGAGCAGGGTCCAGCCCAGGGCCGCCCCGCCCGCCTGCCACCACACGGGGCCGAAGGCGGCCAGCTCCCGGGAGCCGAGCGGCCCCGCCGAAGCCGCGGCGAGGGCCGCCGTCACCAGGGCGCACACCAGGGCGCCCAGCGCCGCCGTGAGCGCGGTCTCCCCGTACGAGACGTCGCGTGCCCGGCGTACCGCGAACCAGCCCACCGCCAGCCCGGCCACCACCGGCACCGCGCCGACGGCCCAGGTCAGCGGCGTGCCGGAGCCCTGCGAAGGCAGCGCCGCGAGCAGCGGGAAACCCGGCAGCGCGGGCGAGCCGCCGAAGCCGAGCGGGGTCGCGGCGGCTCCGGTGCCCAGCGCGAAACCGGGACCAAGGGCGTAGGCGGCGCCCCAGACGACGGCGTTCGGGATCAGCACGAGGGCGAGCAGCAGCACCGCGAAGCGGCCAGACCAGTCCCCGGTCAGCGCCGCGAAGGAGCCCTGCACCTCCGCCCCGTGCCAGGCCAGCGAGGCCCCGACCAGCAGGGCTCCGCCGCCGAGGAGCACCAGTGCCCCACCGGCGCCGGCCCGCAGCGCGAGGGCGTAGCGGGGCCGGGTGAGCCGGCCGGGCACCTGCCCGAGCGGCCTGCCCCGGGCCTCCCAGACCCCGCCGGCGGCGGCGAGGGCGGCGACGACCGGGAGGTGCCGGGCCGCGCTGAGCGGGTCCGCGGGCATCGGCCCGGCGGCGGCGTACACGACGGCCAGGGCGCCGACCCCGAGGTAGCCGCAGAGCACGGCGGCGAACACCACGCCCGCGGGCAGCGGCTCCGCGCCCCGGTCCTCCTGCGCGGCGCTGCCGATCCGGGCGGCGCGCCGGATGAGCAGAGCGGGCAGGGCCACGAGGAGCAAGGGGGTCAGGCCGACGGGGGCGGGCACGCCGGAGAGGGTCTCGTAGCGGACGAGGTCGGTCCCGTGGGCGAGCAGCCAGAGGCCCGCCGCGAGGTGCAGGGCACCGCCGGGGCCGCTGTCGGGGTAGGGGGAGCTGATCCACAGCACGATGACGAGCACGGCGAGGAAGCCGAGCCCCAGCACTGCGGCGACGGCGCCACCCACGACACACGCGGCGGCCGCCGGTGAACGGCGCCGTGCGGGGGCCCCGGGGGGCATGGGCAACGAGGTCCCGCGTTCGGTCACTTGGGTCACCCCGCCATGGTGCCAACGACACGCGCTATGGGCGGGTAACAGGCGAATGACCGTGGTGTCGCTCAATATACGTTTATGTACTTTTTCGCTCAGGGCGTCCGGGTCGCGGGGAGTGTGGCATGACACAAAGCGTCACGGAGCTGGGCCTCCCCACCCCGAAGGAACGCCGACGCCTGCGCGAAGCGGCCGACCTGACGCACGAAGAGGTCGCGGCGGCAGTGGGTGTCACCCCGAACACGGTCCGGTCCTGGGAGACCGGCCGCACCCACCCCCGGGGCCGCAAGCTGGAGGCCTACTCCAAGCTCCTGACCCGCCTGTCCGCGGACGAATCCGCCGAGTCCGCCGACTCCGCCCCCTCGGGCCCCACCGCGCGGACCGACGGCTCGGCCTCCCCGGACTGCCCGGCCGCGGGGTCCGCCGCAGCGCGCCGGGACCGGGCGGACGGGCCCGACGGCGGCTCTTCCACCGGCTCCGCGCGGGACCGGGGCGCGTCGGCCGGGGCGGCGGCGGCCGCCTCCGCCGGCACGCCCACCCGGCCCGCCCGGGCCAACGACGCCGCGACACCGCGGGCGGACGCACCGGAGGCCGGCGCATCGCGTGCCAGCACACCGCAGGCCGGCGCGGCCGCCTTCGGCGCGGCCGCCGCAACCGGCCCCGCCCGGGCGGACACGGACGCGGCGTCAGCCCAGGAGACCGCGCCCTGGAGCCCGCTCGACAGCGACACGGAGCACGCCGGGGCGGCAACCGGCGCCGCTGCCGCGGACGCAGACGGGGCGTCAGCCTCCGAAGCCCCAGAGGCCCCCGAGAGCCGCTTCGGGCTGCGCATGATGCGCGGACTCACCCGGCCCGCCGGGACGCAGACCCGGCCCAAGGCCGCCGTCAAGCGCGCCGCGAAGCCCCCCGCCGGGACGCCCCGGCACGAGCCCAAGCCCACGGTCAGGGCCGCAGCCGCCCTGGGCGGCGGCCACGGCGGAGGCGGCTCCGCAGCCCTCCGTCCCGGCAGCCCCCTCCACCCGGGCGCCGGTACGGGAACGGCCCCTGACACCGGCTCAGGCGCCGGAGCGGACTCCGGGCCGGGCTCCGGGAAGGCCGCCGGGGCGGGCACGGGGAACCCCGCCGGACCGGACGCCGAAGCCGCCACCCGGACGAACACCACCGGGGCGGACCCCGCTCCCGACTCCGCGCCGGCCGGCGCGGACACCGGGCGGCCGGCGAACCCCGAGGGAGACACCGCGCGGGCGGGCGGCCCGGCCGTGGAGGCCCGTACCGCCCCCGAGGACACCGCCGAGGGCGCCCCCGGCGAGGACGCCCCGACGCCAACCTCCGCCTTCGACGCCCTCTACGAGCGCACCGCCCCCGCCCTGACCCGCCAGGCCTACCTCCTCACCGGCCGCCACGCCCTCGCTTGTGAGGCCGTGGAGCGCGCCTTCCAGCAGGCGTGGGAGCGCTGGCCCGAGGTCGCCACCGATCCCGATCCGGTCGGGTGGGTGCGCGCGGCGACGTACGAGTACGCGCTCTCCCCCTGGCACCAGTTCCGGCGTTCCCACCGGGACCCCGACGAGCCCCCGGCCGACCCCGCGGACCGCGTCCTGCTGGACGCGATGCTCGGGCTGCCCCCGGCCCACCGCCGCACCGTGCTGCTCTACGACGGCGTCGGGCTGGACCTCCCCGACACCGCCGCCGAGACCGAGGCGTCCACGCCGACCGCCGGCAGCCGCCTGGTCAACGCGCACGCTGACCTCGCCGACCAGCTCCCCGAACTGGACGGCGTGGCGCCCGCCAAGCAGTCCGCGGTACTGCGCGAGCGGCTCGGCACGCTGAGGCCGCCCCTCCCGCTGGAGCCGCGCGCGGCAGCCGTCGTACGGGTGGCCGGCGAGCACCGCACCCGGCTGTGGACGCGGGCGGTGATCGGGGTGACGGCGGTCATCACCGCGGCGACGGCCTACACCTGGGTGACCGCCCCGACCGAGTACGAGCCTCCGCGCGCCCCCGGCGCGAGCGTGTCGGGCGTACCCCCGCACAGCGGCCCGCAGCAGCTCACGGACGAGGGCCGGCAGCTCCACGACAAGCTGCGGTCCGATCCGGCAGCCGGCCCGTCCCGGATCGCGCCGAGCCTCGAATAGCCGTACGGCCGGCGTTCGTCGCGTACGGAAACGGGCGTGGCGCGGAAACGGGCACGGCGCGGAAACGGGCGTGGCCCGCACCCCTCACAGGGTGCGGGCCACGCCCGTCTGCACGTACAGCCGAAACCGGCTGAAGGCGGCTGCTTACTGAGCGGCGTTCAGGATCTCGCGCGCCAGCTTCGCGGTCTCGGTCGGCGTCTTGCCGACCTTGACGCCCGCGGCCTCCAGGGCTTCCTTCTTGGCCTGTGCGGTGCCGGAAGAGCCGGAGACGATCGCGCCGGCGTGACCCATGGTCTTGCCCTCGGGGGCGGTGAAGCCCGCGACGTAGCCGACGACCGGCTTGGTGACGTTCTTCGCGATGAAGTCCGCCGCACGCTCCTCGGCGTCGCCGCCGATCTCGCCGATCATGACGATCAGGTCGGTGTCGGGGTCCGCCTCGAACGCCTCCAGGGCGTCGATGTGCGTGGTGCCGATGACCGGGTCGCCACCGATGCCGACGGCGGAGGAGAAGCCGATGTCACGGAGCTCGTACATCATCTGGTAGGTCAGCGTGCCCGACTTGGACACGAGACCGATGCGGCCGGGCTTGGTGATGTCGCCCGGGATGATGCCGGCGTTGGACTGGCCGGGGGTGATCAGACCCGGGCAGTTCGGGCCGATGATCCGCGTCTTGTTGCCCTTGCTGGAGGCGTACGACCAGAAGGCGGCGGAGTCGTGCACCGCGATGCCCTCGGTGATGACGACGGCCAGCGGGATCTCGGCGTCGATCGCCTCGACGACCGCGGACTTCGCGAACGCCGGCGGGACGAAGAGGACGGAGACGTTGGCGCCCGTCTTCTCCATCGCCTCGGCGACGGAGCCGAAGACCGGGACCTCCGTGCCGTCGAAGTCGACGGTGGTGCCGGCCTTGCGCGGGTTCACGCCGCCGACGATGTTGGTGCCGTCAGCCAGCATCAGCTTGGTGTGCTTCATGCCCGTGGCACCGGTCATGCCCTGGACGATGACCTTGCTGTCCTTGTTGAGGAAGATAGCCATGTGAGTCTGTGACCTCTGCCCTTACTTCGCAGCCGCGAGCTCGGCGGCCTTGTCGGCCGCGCCGTCCATGGTGTCCACGCGCTGAACCAGCGGGTGGTTGGCGTCCGAGAGGATCTTGCGACCCAGCTCGGCGTTGTTGCCGTCGAGACGGACGACCAGCGGCTTGGTGACCGCCTCGCCCTTGTCCTCGAGCAGCTGCAGCGCCTGGACGATGCCGTTGGCGACCTCGTCACACGCGGTGATGCCACCGAAGACGTTGACGAAGACGGACTTGACGTCCGGGTCGCCGAGGATGATCTCGAGACCGTTGGCCATGACGGCGGCGGAGGCGCCACCGCCGATGTCCAGGAAGTTGGCGGGCTTGACGCCGCCGTGGTTCTCGCCGGCGTACGCGACGACGTCGAGGGTGCTCATGACGAGACCCGCGCCGTTGCCGATGATGCCGACCTCGCCGTCGAGCTTCACGTAGTTGAGGTTCTTCGCCTTGGCGGCGGCCTCGAGCGGGTTCGCGGCAGCGTGGTCCACGAACTCCTCGTGGCCCGGCTGGCGGAACTCGGCGTTCTCGTCGAGCGAGACCTTGCCGTCGAGCGCGATGACGTCGCCGTTGGCGACCTTCGCGAGCGGGTTGACCTCGACGAGGAGCGCGTCCTCGGCGATGAAGGTCGCCCACAGGGTCACGAGGACCTCGGCGACCTTCTCGGCGACCTCGGCCGGGAACTGCGCCAGCGCGACGATCTCGCGGGCCTTCTCGATGGTCACGCCCTCGTTGGCGTTCACCGGGACCTTGGCGAGCTTCTCCGGGGTCTCCTCGGCGACCTGCTCGATGTCCATGCCGCCCGCGACCGAGGCCATGGCCAGGAAGGTGCGGTTGGTGCGGTCGAGGAGGTACGAGACGTAGTACTCCTCCAGGATCTCCGGAGCCGTCTCGGCGATCATCACCTTGTGGACCGTGTGGCCCTTGATGTCCATCCCGAGGATGTCCGTCGCCCGGGCGACGGCCTCGTCCGGGGTGGCGGCGAGCTTGACGCCGCCTGCCTTGCCTCGGCCGCCGACCTTCACCTGCGCCTTGACGACCGACTTGCCGCCCAGCCGCTCGGTGGCCGCTCGCGCTGCCTCAGGCGTGTCGATCACTTCACCGGCCAGCACCGGTACACCGTGCTTGGCGAAGAGGTCCCTCGCCTGGTACTCGAACAGGTCCACGCGCGTCCGTCCCTTGTCTTCAAAGATTCGCAGTGATTCGCGGTTGTCTGCTATCTGCGTGGGCGTGCCGCGGAGGGCAACGTGACGGCGCTGTCACAAGGAAGGCGCACACGGTGACCGTGGACGCGGCATGTCCGTCCCGCAGGTTATCCCCGTGGGACGTAGGTCCCTAAATCGCAGATCACACCTGAGCGGTGATACCTGTCACAGATCGCCTCACGGTTGAACTGCATCTTCGTGTGATCTGCCGATGCCCGCCCGCCGCGAGGGCTCCCCTACGGGTCCCCGCGCGGCGGTGCCGGACGGCTCACGGGACGGGCAGGGGCCGCTTCTCCAGCGCCGCGGCCATCACCTCCGGGAACAGGTCGGGGGTGCAGGCGAAGGCCGGGGCGCCGAGTGCGGCGAGGGCGGCGGCGTGGTCCCGGTCGTAGGCGGGCGCGCCCTCGTCGGACAGCGCGAGCAGCGTCACGAACTCCACCCCCGACGCCTTCATCGCCGCGACCCGCTTCAGCATCTCGTCGCGTATGCCGCCCTCATAGAGATCGCTGATGAGGACGACGACGGTGTCGGCGGGGCGGGTGATCTTCGACTGGCAGTAGGCGAGCGCGCGGTTGATGTCGGTGCCCCCGCCGAGCTGGGTCCCGAAGAGCACGTCGACGGGATCGTCGAGCTGGTCGGTCAGGTCCACGACGGCGGTGTCGAAGACGACCAGCCGGGTCGCGATCGAACGCATCGAGGCCAGCACCGCCCCGAAGACGGAGGCGTACACGACGGAGGCCGCCATCGAACCGGACTGGTCGATGCACAGCACGACCTCCTTCTTCACCGCCCGCGCGGCCCGGCCGTACCCGATCAGCCGCTCGGGAACGACGGTCCGGTACTCGGGCAGATAGTTCTTCAGGTTCGCCCGGATGGTCCGGTCCCAGTCGATGTCCGCGTGCCGCGGCCGGCTGATCCGCGCGGACCGGTCGAGCGCGCCCGTCAGCGTGGCCCGCGTCCGGCTCGCGAGCCGCTTCTCCAGATCCTGGACCACCTTGCGGACGACGGCGCGCGCGGTCTCCCGGGTGGTCTCGGGCATGGCCTTGTTGAGCGAGAGCAGGGTGCCGACGAGGTGCACGTCCGGCTCCACCGCCTCCAGCATCTCGGGCTCCAGCAGCAGGGCGGACAGCCCGAGCCGCTGGATCGCGTCCCGCTGCATGACCTGCACCACGGAGGTGGGGAAGTACGTCCGGATGTCCCCGAGCCAGCGCGCCACGTTGGGCGCGGACCCCCCGAGCCCGGCCGACCGCTCGCCGGCCCGCTTGCGTCCCCCGCTGCCGTCACTCCCGTACAGGGCCCCCAACGCGGCATCCATCCCCGCGTCCGCCCCGCTCAGCGCCACCCCGGTCCCCTCCCCCTCTCCCCCACCGAGCACCATCCGCCACCGCCGCAACCGCTCCCCACCACTCACGTCCACACCGGCCACCTGTCCCACCCCTCACTCCCGAAGCCATCCGAAGCACCACCGACCACCACCACCCGCCCCGCCCGACCGGCGCCGCTCCCCGGCACGAAGTCCCCGCTGCGACCCCTACCGCCACGCGGGGGAAGCCCCGCTGCGCCCGTTGCCGCTGCGCGGGGCAAAGTCCCCTACCCGCCCTTCCACCGTTCCCCGGGCGCTGCCCGGAGCCGGAAAGACCCTGGGGCTCCGCCCCAGGCCCCGGTCCTCAAACGCCGGACGGCTGAGATGACCGACGCCGGCCCAAATCCAGCCCCTCCGGCGTTTGAGGAGCGGGGGTCCGGGGGCTGGCCCCCGGCAACGGCGCCGCACGCGGCAACGGGTCCGGGCGGAGCCCGGGGAACGGTGGAAGGGCGGGTCGGGGACTCCGCCCCGCGCAGCGGCCACCGCAACCCGCCCGCGCCGGGCCCGCGCCGGCCCCGGCCACCGCACCCCCGGCCCCGCCAGGGGCCCCCTCACCCCCGCGCCCCGGCCAGCAGCAGCTGGACCAGCTCCACCACCGCGTCGGCCCGGACAGGGTCCAGCTCCGGACCGAAGCCGGCCGGCGCCGCCCCGGATCCCCGCACGGAGCCGCCCGCCCCGCCCGGCCCCCGCCGCACCAACTCCCCCAGACTCCGCCGAACCCCCGACTCGTACCCGCCGAAGGTCCTCCGCAGCAGCGGCAGTACATCCACGAACGCCCGCTCCGGCACCGACACCAGCCAGCCGTCGATCAGCGCCAGCAGCCGCTCGTCGTGCACCAGCAGCGTCCCGCCGCCGGAGCCCCCGCCCGCGAACCCCTCGATCCAGCCCGCCGCGTCGGCCGGCGCGCACGCCGGGGACAGCGAGAGCCCCATCAGCCGCGCGGTCTCCTCGGGGGACAGCCGCCCGTCGTCGAGCAGCAGCCGCGCCGCCCGCCCGCGTATCAGCCCGGGGACGGTGTCCCGCCCGGCCAGCGTCCGCAGCACCGCCGCCCAGCGCTCCCGCAGGCCGTCCGTGTCCAGCGCCTCCAGCAGCCCGATCGCACCGTGTACGCCGTCCACGTGCCCCCGCAGCTCCTGGGCCGCGTCGGCGTCCAGCCCGGCCGCACAGGCGGGCGGCAGCGCCACGCATATCCGCTCCGCGAGCCCGGCCGCCACCGTCCCCAGTGCCGTCGCGTCGGTGCCGCGTACGTCCCCGTACCGCAGCGAACGGGCCAGCGCGGGCAGCGCCTTGGCCAGGCCCGCCACATCGGTGTCCAGCGCGGCCCGGTCGGCGAGGGCCCGCAGTACGGCGGGCAGTGCCCCGGAGAGCCCGGCCAGCAGGCACCGCTCCGCCAGGGCGGTGACCTCGCCCAGCTCCCCGGCGCCCGCCGCGTCGGCCTCGGCCCTGGCGGTGGCCGCCCCCAGGACGGTGGTCCCCCAGATGCCGGCTTCGGCCACCCGCACCGCGAGCTCCGGCTCCCAGCGCAGGCGCCAGGTCTCGCGGAAGGTGCCCGTGCTCCCGCGGGAGGCCGACGGAACACCCCAGTCGATGCCGAGCAGCCGCAGCCGGTGCAGCAGCAGGGACTTGGCCGCGTCGGTGTCCTTGCGCAGGTCGAGCTCCAGCTCCCGGTCCTGCGCCTCGGGCTTGAGCCGCAGCGAGCGCTGCTGCCGGGTGAGGTCGCGCTGGAGCGGTACGACGGGCGCCGCGTCGGGGACTTCACCGAGCACGTCCCCGACGACGAGCCGGTCCTCGATCAGCGCGAGCGGTATGTCGGAGCCGTCGCACATCACCGCCCGGACCGCTTCCAGGGTCTCGGTCAGCCCCGGCACCGGCCGGCCCCGCATCGCGGCCAGGGTGTCGGCGAGCCGGACGGCCTCGATGACGTGGGCCGGGGACACCTGCCGGTCCTCCTCGCGCAGCAGGCCCGCGACCTTGGTCAGCCAGCGCTCGACGGGCCGGTCCCGGGCCGCGAAGAGGTGCGCGTACCAGCCGGGCGAGGTGATGCCCGCGCCGTACCCTCCGGCCCGGGCGAGGCGCCGGTGGGTCCAGGGCACCCAGGTGGTCTCCACCTTGACCTTGGGCAGCCCGGCCAGGAGCGCCTTGTCCGCGGCCGCGGTGGTCTTCGCCCGCAGGGCCGGGACGTGCCAGGCCCCGCAGACGACGGCGTAGTCGTCTGCGAACTCCCGGCGCGCCGCCCGCATCCGCTGCCGCATGTACGCCTCGCGCACCAGGTCCCGGTGGTGGCCGCCCGCCCCGTACTCCTCGCGCAGGGCGCCCATGGCCTCCCCGAGCGCCTCGAACACGCCCAGCGGGTCGGCGGCCGGTCCGGCCCCGCCGCGGTGCTCGACCACGTCCTCCCACCACCGCTCGGGGTCCTCGTACCCGGCGGTCTCGGCCAGCACGGCCAGCGGGTCCAGCCGTACGGATCCGGGCGCCGCTCCGTCCGCCTCGCCCTCCTGGTCCCCCGCCCCCTCCCCCACGGCCAGCGAGTGCGCGGCCGGCAGGTCGATGAACCGGACCGGCACCTCCCGCTCCTGCGCCCACCGGATGGCGGCCCATTCCGGGGAGAAGCCGGCCAGCGGCCAGAACGCGGCCCGCCCCGGATCGTCGGCCGCGTGGGCGAGCAGGGCGACGGGCGGCCGCATCCCGGGGTCCGCGGCGAGCGGGAGCAGGGCGTCCCCCTCCGGCGGCCCCTCGATCAGCACCGCCGCCGGCCGCGCCGCGTCCAGGGCCGCGCGCACCGCACGGGCCGAGCCGGGACCGTGGTGCCGTACGCCGAGCAGCAGCGGGCCGGTGGCGCCCTTGCCGGCCGTCCCCGGGCTCATGCCGTCACCTCCCGGCAGGCCCGGTAGAAGTCCTTCCAGCCGTCGCGCTCGCGGACCACGGCCTCCAGGTACTCCTGCCAGACGACCTGGTCGGCTGCCGGGTCCCGGACGACGGCCCCGAGGATCCCCGCGGCCACGTCGGAGGGGCGCAGGACGCCGTCCCCGAAGTGCGCGGCAAGGGCGAGGCCACCCGTGACCACCGAGATGGCCTCGGCGGTGGACAGGGTGCCGCTGGGCGACTTGATCTTCGTACGCCCGTCGTCGGTGACTCCGCCGCGCAGCTCGCGGAAGACGGTGACGACGCGGCGGATCTCCTCCAGGCCCTCCGGGGCGGCGGGCAGGTCCAGGGCGCGGCCCATCTGGTCGACGCGGCGGGCGACGATGTCGACCTCGGCGTCGGCGGTGGCGGGCAGCGGCAGGACGACGGTGTTGAAGCGCCTGCGCAGCGCGCTGGAGAGCTCGTTGACCCCGCGGTCGCGGTCGTTGGCGGTGGCGATGAGGTTGAAGCCGCGCACGGCCTGCACCTCCTGGCCGAGCTCCGGTATCGGGAGCGTCTTCTCGGACAGGACGGTGATGAGGGTGTCCTGGACGTCGGCGGGGATCCGGGTGAGCTCCTCGACGCGGGCGGTCATGCCCTCGGCCATGGCCCGCATGACCGGGCTCGGTACGAGCGCTTCGCGGCTCGGGCCGTCGGCGAGGAGGCGGGCGTAGTTCCAGCCGTAGCGGATGGCCTCCTCCGGGGTGCCGGCGGTGCCCTGGACGAGGAGGGTGGAGTCTCCGCTGACGGCGGCGGCGAGGTGCTCGGACACCCAGGTCTTGGCGGTGCCGGGCACGCCGAGGAGCAGCAGCGCGCGGTCGGTGGCGAGGGTGGTGACGGCGACTTCGACGATCCGGCGCGGGCCGACGTACTTGGGTGTGATGACGGTGCCGTCATCGAGCGTGCCGCCCTGCAGGTACGTCGCCACGGCCCACGGGGAGAGTTTCCAGCGGGCCGGGCGGGGCCTGTCGTCGGCGGCCGCCAGGGCTTTCAGTTCGTGTGCGAAGGCGTCTTCGGCGTGCGGTCGCAGCGCCTCTGCGGTGGTCTCGTTCCCGGTCGTGGCCATGGTCCCCCTCCAATGCTCCGCAGCCGCTCGACGACTGCTGGAACCACGATGCACCCGACCACTGACAACGACCCCCGGGAGATGCGTCGTTGCAGGTCAGGGCGATTGTCAGTGGGGGTCTCTACGGTGGAACACATGACTGAGCAGGGGGTCCGCTGGACAGCGGAACAGGTACTGGCTCTGGCTCCTGACGATGCCTCACGCAAGGCGGGGGCCAGACTCGGCGGGGCGGGGCCGTGGTCACAGACCGGAGGTTCCGCTTCCGGTGCGGTGTGGGGGTTGTGCAAGGGCAGCGGCAGCAAGCCGTACCGGACGGTCGTCGACCTGTCCGGGCCGGCGTACAAGTGCTCTTGCCCGAGCCGGAAGTTCCCGTGCAAGCACGCGCTGGGCCTGCTGCTGCTCTGGGCCGCGGAGGGGCTCGACGCCCCGGCCGGCACCTCGGCCGCGGCTCCGGACTGGGCGGGCGAGTGGCTCGCGGAGCGGGCGGCGAAGGCCGCGCGCCCCGCCGCCGAGCGCTCCGGCCGGGCAGTGCCGGCCGACGCCGAAGGGGCGCGCAAGCGGGCCGAGCGGCGGGCGGCCCGGATCGGCACGGGCGTCACCGAGCTGGAACAGCGGCTCGCGGACCTGGTGCGCGGCGGCCTCGCCGGTCAGGAACAGGCGGGCTATGCGGCCTGGGAGGAGACCGCCGCCCGGATGGTCGACGCCCAGGCACCAGGACTGGCGGCGCGGGTGCGGGAGTTGGGGACGATACCCAGTTGCGGCACCGGCTGGCCCGCCCGGATGCTGGAGGAGGCCGCGCTGCTGCACCTGCTGGACCGGGCCTGGCTCGGCGTTTCCGCACTGCCGGATCCGCTGGCCGCGACGGTCCGCAGCCGTCTGGGACTGCAGCCCCAGACGGACGGCGAGGCCGTACGGGACCACTGGCTCGTGCTGGCCCAGTACGACACGGCGTCACCGGACGGCCGTCTCACCACCCGCCGGATATGGCTGCGCGGGCTGGCGAGCGGGCGGCCGGCCCTGGTCCTGGACTTCGGCCCGCCCGGGCGACCGCCGGGGCTGGCCTTGCCCGTCGGGCTGGTGCTGGAGGCGGAAGCCCGCTTCCGGCCCGGCTCCGCGGGGCTGCGCGCGGATCTCGGGGAGAGCTTCGCGCCGGCCGCGCCGTGCCGGACCGTACCGACCGGCGTGAGCACGGGCGCGGCACTGGAGGCGTACGGCGCGGCACTGCGCGAGGACCCCTGGCTGGAGTCCTGGCCGGTGGTGCTCGGGCCGGTGGTTCCGATACCGGGGGGACAACAGGGAGGACGACAGGGAGAGCAACAGGGCGCGACGGCATGGCAATTGGCGGACGCGGAGGGGACGTCCGCCCTGCCCGTGCCCCTGACCGGGGCCGGGAGCCGGCCCGCGGCCGGGCTGTGGCAGCTGGCCGCACTTTCGGGGGGCGGCCCGCTGACGGTGTTCGGCGAATGCGGACACCGCGGATTCACCCCGCTGACGGCCTGGCAGCCGGACTCCTCGGAGCCGGTGGCGCTGGGCTGAGCGGGCGCAGGGGGAAAGCGGCGGCGCGGGGGCGCCGACGT harbors:
- a CDS encoding VWA domain-containing protein; translation: MVLGGGEGEGTGVALSGADAGMDAALGALYGSDGSGGRKRAGERSAGLGGSAPNVARWLGDIRTYFPTSVVQVMQRDAIQRLGLSALLLEPEMLEAVEPDVHLVGTLLSLNKAMPETTRETARAVVRKVVQDLEKRLASRTRATLTGALDRSARISRPRHADIDWDRTIRANLKNYLPEYRTVVPERLIGYGRAARAVKKEVVLCIDQSGSMAASVVYASVFGAVLASMRSIATRLVVFDTAVVDLTDQLDDPVDVLFGTQLGGGTDINRALAYCQSKITRPADTVVVLISDLYEGGIRDEMLKRVAAMKASGVEFVTLLALSDEGAPAYDRDHAAALAALGAPAFACTPDLFPEVMAAALEKRPLPVP
- a CDS encoding DUF5682 family protein, with the protein product MSPGTAGKGATGPLLLGVRHHGPGSARAVRAALDAARPAAVLIEGPPEGDALLPLAADPGMRPPVALLAHAADDPGRAAFWPLAGFSPEWAAIRWAQEREVPVRFIDLPAAHSLAVGEGAGDQEGEADGAAPGSVRLDPLAVLAETAGYEDPERWWEDVVEHRGGAGPAADPLGVFEALGEAMGALREEYGAGGHHRDLVREAYMRQRMRAARREFADDYAVVCGAWHVPALRAKTTAAADKALLAGLPKVKVETTWVPWTHRRLARAGGYGAGITSPGWYAHLFAARDRPVERWLTKVAGLLREEDRQVSPAHVIEAVRLADTLAAMRGRPVPGLTETLEAVRAVMCDGSDIPLALIEDRLVVGDVLGEVPDAAPVVPLQRDLTRQQRSLRLKPEAQDRELELDLRKDTDAAKSLLLHRLRLLGIDWGVPSASRGSTGTFRETWRLRWEPELAVRVAEAGIWGTTVLGAATARAEADAAGAGELGEVTALAERCLLAGLSGALPAVLRALADRAALDTDVAGLAKALPALARSLRYGDVRGTDATALGTVAAGLAERICVALPPACAAGLDADAAQELRGHVDGVHGAIGLLEALDTDGLRERWAAVLRTLAGRDTVPGLIRGRAARLLLDDGRLSPEETARLMGLSLSPACAPADAAGWIEGFAGGGSGGGTLLVHDERLLALIDGWLVSVPERAFVDVLPLLRRTFGGYESGVRRSLGELVRRGPGGAGGSVRGSGAAPAGFGPELDPVRADAVVELVQLLLAGARG
- a CDS encoding ATP-binding protein, producing MATTGNETTAEALRPHAEDAFAHELKALAAADDRPRPARWKLSPWAVATYLQGGTLDDGTVITPKYVGPRRIVEVAVTTLATDRALLLLGVPGTAKTWVSEHLAAAVSGDSTLLVQGTAGTPEEAIRYGWNYARLLADGPSREALVPSPVMRAMAEGMTARVEELTRIPADVQDTLITVLSEKTLPIPELGQEVQAVRGFNLIATANDRDRGVNELSSALRRRFNTVVLPLPATADAEVDIVARRVDQMGRALDLPAAPEGLEEIRRVVTVFRELRGGVTDDGRTKIKSPSGTLSTAEAISVVTGGLALAAHFGDGVLRPSDVAAGILGAVVRDPAADQVVWQEYLEAVVRERDGWKDFYRACREVTA
- a CDS encoding SWIM zinc finger family protein — encoded protein: MTEQGVRWTAEQVLALAPDDASRKAGARLGGAGPWSQTGGSASGAVWGLCKGSGSKPYRTVVDLSGPAYKCSCPSRKFPCKHALGLLLLWAAEGLDAPAGTSAAAPDWAGEWLAERAAKAARPAAERSGRAVPADAEGARKRAERRAARIGTGVTELEQRLADLVRGGLAGQEQAGYAAWEETAARMVDAQAPGLAARVRELGTIPSCGTGWPARMLEEAALLHLLDRAWLGVSALPDPLAATVRSRLGLQPQTDGEAVRDHWLVLAQYDTASPDGRLTTRRIWLRGLASGRPALVLDFGPPGRPPGLALPVGLVLEAEARFRPGSAGLRADLGESFAPAAPCRTVPTGVSTGAALEAYGAALREDPWLESWPVVLGPVVPIPGGQQGGRQGEQQGATAWQLADAEGTSALPVPLTGAGSRPAAGLWQLAALSGGGPLTVFGECGHRGFTPLTAWQPDSSEPVALG